The following proteins are encoded in a genomic region of Coffea eugenioides isolate CCC68of chromosome 6, Ceug_1.0, whole genome shotgun sequence:
- the LOC113773534 gene encoding uncharacterized protein LOC113773534 — protein MDRSWMSIKNYLDPKYLDGVDEFIKFAFLGKDPNCKLPCPCKVCNNFEDQTKEVMANHLCRGIVDSYTRWIYHGEGFESDDEDDDIEINDNDSDFDSMEELLNDVGVANFGESWRHSPELDTGACTEKEGEASRFLRLLSEAEKSLYPGCEKYSKLSFIVHILHLKTMNRWTCKSTDMLLKFLHQVFPTALIPSSYYEAKNFIRELGLKCEKIHACENDCALFWNENKGLDHCPNEKCKAPRYKSPNSKIPRKVLRYFPLKPRLQRLFVNKEIARDMRWHKERRVDNENMMRHPADSLAWKDFDRNHKSFAEDPRNVRLGLASDGFNPFGTMSNSYSIWPVILVPYNLPPWKCLKDPFFFLSMIIPGPKAPGNDIDIFFRPLVDELKELFATGVETYDAFREEKFMLRAALLWTINDFPAYGYLSGWSTKGYKACPVCLDETTSLYLNNGHKCCYMGHRRFLPIDHKWRREKKQFNGEREHRQPPRTLSGEEVLQQLLRIEQVEFGKAPDLLQQKKRKRVQNSSNWKKMSIFFELPYWSTNKIRHNLDIMHIVKNVCESLVGTLMNIPSRTKDTWQAREDLKEMGLREELHLQPGGGVSKVMSPACYTLSRLEKKNFCQF, from the coding sequence ATGGACAGGAGTTGGATGTCTATTAAGAACTACCTAGACCCCAAGTATTTAGATGGAGTtgatgaatttattaagtttgCTTTTCTAGGCAAGGATCCTAATTGTAAACTGCCATGTCCTTGCAAAGTATGCAATAATTTTGAGGATCAAACTAAGGAAGTCATGGCCAATCACTTGTGTCGAGGAATTGTTGATAGTTATACTAGGTGGATATATCATGGCGAAGGGTTTGAATCtgatgatgaggatgatgaCATAGAAATAAATGACAACGATAGTGACTTTGACAGTATGGAGGAGCTGTTAAATGATGTAGGAGTTGCTAACTTTGGTGAGAGTTGGAGACATTCACCGGAACTTGATACGGGTGCTTGTACCGAGAAAGAAGGAGAAGCAAGTAGGTTTCTAAGATTATTATCGGAGGCTGAAAAATCTCTATACCCAGGCTGTGAAAAGTATTCAAAACTCTCGTTTATTGTCCATATCCTCCACTTGAAAACAATGAATCGGTGGACTTGTAAATCTACTGATATGTTGCTGAAGTTCTTGCATCAAGTATTTCCTACAGCTTTGATTCCCAGTTCATATTACGAGGCAAAAAATTTCATCCGTGAGTTGGGGCTGAAGTGTGAAAAGATCCACGCCTGTGAAAATGATTGCgcactcttttggaatgaaaataaaggccttGATCATTGTCCAAATGAAAAATGTAAAGCACCGCGGTATAAATCTCCAAATTCCAAAATACCTAGAAAGGTGTTGCGTTATTTTCCATTAAAACCAAGGCTGCAAAGACTGTTTGTGAACAAAGAGATTGCTCGGGATATGAGGTGGCATAAGGAGAGACGTGTAGATAATGAGAACATGATGCGACACCCTGCTGATTCATTAGCTTGGAAGGATTTTGATAGAAATCACAAGTCCTTCGCTGAAGATCCTAGAAATGTGAGGCTAGGACTTGCTAGTGATGGCTTTAATCCCTTTGGAACCATGAGCAATTCATACAGTATATGGCCTGTTATCCTTGTTCCTTACAATCTACCTCCTTGGAAATGCTTAAAagatccattttttttcctatcaATGATTATTCCTGGTCCCAAAGCACCTGGAAATGACATTGACATATTCTTTAGACCACTAGTTGATGAGTTAAAAGAGTTATTTGCCACTGGTGTGGAGACATATGATGCCTTCAGGGAGGAGAAGTTCATGTTACGTGCAGCACTTTTGTGGACAATAAACGATTTTCCAGCATATGGCTATTTGTCGGGATGGAGTACAAAAGGGTACAAGGCATGTCCTGTGTGCTTAGATGAGACGACTAGTCTATATCTTAATAATGGTCACAAATGTTGTTACATGGGCCATCGCCGTTTTCTACCTATTGATCATAAATGGCGTCGAGAAAAAAAACAATTTAATGGAGAAAGAGAACATAGACAGCCTCCTAGGACCCTATCAGGTGAGGAAGTCCTCCAACAACTTCTTCGTATTGAGCAAGTTGAGTTTGGCAAGGCACCTGATTTGCTGcaacagaagaaaagaaaacgcgtGCAGAACAGTTCAAATTGGAAGAAGATGAGCATATTCTTTGAACTTCCATATTGGAGTACCAATAAAATTAGACATAATTTGGATATTATGCACATTGTCAAGAATGTATGTGAATCTTTGGTAGGTACATTAATGAATATCCCTTCGAGAACTAAGGACACATGGCAGGCTAGGGAGGATTTAAAAGAAATGGGATTAAGGGAAGAGTTGCATCTACAACCGGGAGGTGGCGTATCTAAAGTTATGTCACCTGCATGTTACACTTTATCACGCCTAGAGAAAAAGAATTTCTGCCAGTTTTGA